Sequence from the Spirochaetota bacterium genome:
AGCAGCACCTGCATCCCTTGCTTATCCACTTTTTCATATCCCTGCTTTTTATACCTGAGGACTTCATCCAAAAGGGCAGGGAAATCCCCCAAGCAGCGATTCCCTTTGCACCTTTAGCCTTCACATCACTTTCAGCAGCCTCAAGTAACGATTTTCCCATCCCTTTTTTCTGAAAATTTCCCCTACCCTTCTTATGCCCATGAACCCAAATGCAATTTATAAAATAAACATCCTTTCCTAATGCAAATGAATGTTCAATTGGAATATACTGAATCATCCCTCCCACAATTCCATCATCATCAAGAGCAAGCTTCACATCAAGTCCCTTGTCTTTCATATTATTATACCAGACCCTCTTGTGGTCACCCGCCTCTTTAATCTCCTCTGACCAATCTTCAAGGCAAACATAATACAAATCCCTATATTCATCAGTAAGATTGATTATCTTCATTTCTCCCCCTTGTGAACACTTAAATTGCTCAATTCATAATATTTATCTCTCAATGAACAAGGTCAAAACGCATTAAAGCGGTTGTAGATAGGTGAGCATAGGAAATAGGATTATTCAAGTACAAAAAAATATTTGTCAAAAACAACAATAGCCCTTAAATAATAGGGCGACGAAAAGCAATTTCACCAAAAGAGAGAAAATCGACTTTTCCTCACCCGATGACGCTATAATGATGCTGTCAAATTTTCTCATATTTCCTCAAATGAGTAATTACATCTACGCATTTGATATATTTAATAATTTAGAATAGGCCATCGAGCAAAAATTAATATTATAATAGGATTTATCAATTATGCAACTTAATAACAAGAGAGCAATATTTGGATGGGGAATGTATGACTGGGCTAATTCAGCTTATGTCACTTCAATCATGGCTGTCTTCTTCCCAATTTTTTTTAATCAATTCTGGAGTATTGATACAGATACTACAATCAACACGGCTAGGTTAGGAATGGCGAATTCCATCGCTGGTATCTTTATTGCAATGGTAGCTCCAATACTCGGAGCGATTGCTGATAAGGGAACATCAAAAAGGAAATTTCTTTTCTTTTTTACCTATTTAGGTATTGTGATGAGTTCTTCTCTATACTTGGTTGCAAAGGGGAGTTGGCAAATTGCCATAATATTGTATATCCTTGCAACCATTGGATTCTCAGGGGGGAACATCTTTTATGACTCTCTGATAACTGGTATCGCTTCTGAAGAAAAGATAGATTTCGTTTCGTCGCTGGGTTACTCTTTAGGGTATTTAGGCGGTGGAATTCTTCTATCCTTGAACGTATGGATGACCCTAAGTCCAAAAACCTTTGGATTTACATCCATTGATGAGGCTGTAAGATGGTCATTCCTTTCCGTTAGTATCTGGTGGGCTCTATTTTCTGTGCCCTTATTCCTATTTGTCAAGGAACCAGCTAGTGAAAAGGAAAAACCTACAGTAGGCATGATTAAGTCCGGATTTATACAACTCAAAGAAACATTTCAGCAAGTTCGTCATATGAAGACCATCTTTTTATTCCTAATATCTTATTGGCTCTATATAGACGGGGTGGATACTATCATTCGTATGGCTGTAGATTATGGAATCTCAATTGGACTTAAATCCAACAATATAGTCCTAGCCTTGCTCATCACACAGTTCATTGGGTTCCCATCCTCTATAGCATTTGGTTACCTCGGAGGCAGAATCGGCACAAAGCGGGCAATATTTATCGCCATAATCGTTTATCTCTTCGTTACTATTTGGGGCGCCTTTATAAACAGTAAAATCGAGTTCTATATTCTATCTAGTATAATTGGCCTAGTTCAAGGCGGCATTCAAGCATTAAGTCGGTCATTCTATGCAAAGATTATACCTGTGGACAAATCGGCCGAATTCTTTGGATTCTATAATATGATAGGTAAATTTGCTGTAGTGATTGGCCCAGTGCTCATGGGCGGAGTCGGTCTCTTAGTAAGATCTATGGGATATAGCGGTGATATTGCAACTAGGGTTAGTATTACATCTATCTCATTATTGTTTATTATTGGGGGGACCCTATTCTATTTTGTGAATGAAGACAGAGCTATAGATGAAATCAAAAATTTGTCATAG
This genomic interval carries:
- a CDS encoding MFS transporter; this translates as MQLNNKRAIFGWGMYDWANSAYVTSIMAVFFPIFFNQFWSIDTDTTINTARLGMANSIAGIFIAMVAPILGAIADKGTSKRKFLFFFTYLGIVMSSSLYLVAKGSWQIAIILYILATIGFSGGNIFYDSLITGIASEEKIDFVSSLGYSLGYLGGGILLSLNVWMTLSPKTFGFTSIDEAVRWSFLSVSIWWALFSVPLFLFVKEPASEKEKPTVGMIKSGFIQLKETFQQVRHMKTIFLFLISYWLYIDGVDTIIRMAVDYGISIGLKSNNIVLALLITQFIGFPSSIAFGYLGGRIGTKRAIFIAIIVYLFVTIWGAFINSKIEFYILSSIIGLVQGGIQALSRSFYAKIIPVDKSAEFFGFYNMIGKFAVVIGPVLMGGVGLLVRSMGYSGDIATRVSITSISLLFIIGGTLFYFVNEDRAIDEIKNLS
- a CDS encoding GNAT family N-acetyltransferase gives rise to the protein MKIINLTDEYRDLYYVCLEDWSEEIKEAGDHKRVWYNNMKDKGLDVKLALDDDGIVGGMIQYIPIEHSFALGKDVYFINCIWVHGHKKGRGNFQKKGMGKSLLEAAESDVKAKGAKGIAAWGISLPFWMKSSGIKSRDMKKWISKGCRCCFGSPLLKMQRLLNG